AAAAACTATCCTTACCAGAGAGTTTCTATCTGAAGGCGTAGCTGTAGCAGATTTAAACAATGATGGTTTAAAAGATATAGTGGCTGGTTATTATTGGTTTGAAGCACCAAACTGGACCAAACATGAAATGGCTCCTGCAAGAGCATTTAACCCTAGGCAAGAATACAGTAAATCGTTTTTGAATTTTACGCTTGATGTAAATTTAGATGGTTGGGAAGATGTGGTCAATATTGACTACCCTGGTACACCAGCGTATTGGTTTGAAAATCCAAAGAATGAGGGCGGTAATTGGACAAAACACATCATTGGCGACTCTATAGGCATAGGAAATGAATCACCTGGCTTTATAGATGTAGATGCCGATGGCAGAATAGACCTACTCTGTGGAGATGTAAAAACTAATCAGATAATATGGTTACAAGCTCCTACCCAAACTGGTCAAACAGCATGGACACGCCATGCCTTAACAGAAGAAAAAGTCTACGGAACGGAGCGATTTTCTCATGGCCTTGGATATGGAGATATTAATGGTGATGGCATTAAAGATGTAGTCATTAAAGATGGCTGGTTTGAAGGGAAAGCTGATAAGTCATCTGGTGACTGGCGTTTTCATCTGATTGACTTAGGGGAAGACTGCTCACATATGCAGGTGCTTGATGTCAATAAAGATGGCCGCAACGATATAGTTACCGCTTCTGCCCACAAACTTGGAATTTGGTGGTTCGAACAGCTGGAAGATGGTAATTTCAAAAAGCATTTAATGAGTGAAAGCACTTCACAAACCCACTCCTCTATCATGGTAGACTTAAATGGTGATGATAAAAAAGACTTTTTGACTGGAAAACGGTACCTCGCACATAATGGAAACGATCCTGGAGATGCAGACGCTCCTATTTTAATATGGTTTGAATTTACCGATCAGGCTCCTTACTATAAAGAGCATTTTATTGACAATGACTCCGGTGCAGGTTTAAACATAGCCACGGCAGATATGAATAATGATTTCAAAACAGATATCATTATTTCCAATAAAAACGGCGTGTTCTTACTGGAGAACGATTTGTAACAGATGCAAATAGTAGGAATAAATAGCCATTTATTACCTTTGAAAGGTATAATCCAATTTGTCATTGAAGCATTTAAAACAAATATTAACTTCTGAACAAACCAGAGAAGCCGACAAACAAGTCATTGATAGTCAGTCAATTTCATCTTTAGAATTGATGGAAAGGGCATCGACGGTTTTCATCGATTCCATTAAAGACGAGATTTCAAAATCTGATAAAATCTGCATATGTTGTGGTACAGGAAATAATGGCGGAGATGGCCTAGCTGTTTCAAGAATATTGCAATCTGAAGGTTATCAAGTGGCGACTTTTTTGATAAAAATCAACGACAACCTTTCTAAGGATTGTCAGGCAAATTTTGACCGTCTGGAAAATGTCAAGATAATAAACAGTAAAGAAGACCTTCCCCATTTTGCTGAAATCGATATTATCATTGATGCTATTTTTGGTTCTGGACTTACAAGACCTATAGAAGGATTGGCTGCTGAGGTGGTTCAAGCAATAAATTTTTCAAAGAAAAAAGTCCTTTCTATTGACGTTCCTTCGGGAATGTATGCCGACAAACTTTCAGATTCTGAAATTATTGTCAAATCTTATTTGACCGTTTCTTTTCAAAGGCCAAAGCTGTCTTTCTTTTTCCCAGAAAATTCAATTTACTTAAATAAATGGATGGTAGCGGACATTGGTTTGGATGAGAATTATATCCAATCTCTTAGTTCCTCCTATTTTCTTTTAGACAAAAGCATTGAGAATTGGGCAAAAAGCCGTCAAAGATTCTCACACAAAGGCACTTATGGGCACGCTTTAATCATAGCTGGTTCGTACGGGAAAATGGGTGCAGCCGTTTTGGCATCAAAGGCTTGTTTGCGAAGTGGTGTAGGGCTTATAAGCACCTATGTTCCAAAAGTGGGATATAATATTATGCAAACCTCCATTCCTGAAGCCATGTGTTTAACAGATGAATGCGAGCACTTTATTACTAGAATTCCCTCCATTTCAATTTATAATGCTATTGGGATTGGTCCAGGAATTGGTCAAAATCCTGAAAGCAAAGAAGCTTTAGAATTATTATTGAAAAATGCAAACCAACCCTTAGTGATAGATGCAGACGCCATCAATATTTTAGCGGGCGACGAAAAGCTAAAAAAACTAATTCCCGATAATAGTGTTTTGACACCCCATCCCAAGGAATTGGAAAGATTAGTGGGTTCATGGAAAAACAGTGAAGAGCGATTACAAAAGCAGATTGAATTTGCCAAGAAACATACCTGTATTGTAGTCCTCAAAGATGCTTACACATCCATTTGCGACACCAATGGAAACATTTACTTCAATACTTCAGGAAATGCCGGAATGGCCACTGGAGGAAGTGGTGATGTATTAACAGGAATAATTACAGGCCTTTTAGCTCAAAGTTACGATCCCCTCTTCGCAGCCTTAATTGGGGTTTATTTCCACGGCAAGGCAGGGGATGACGCAGCCAAGATAAAAGGACAAAATGCATTGATTGCTTCAGATATAATAGAACACCTACGCATAGGAGAATGAGTTCCATATCTTTATTTCAGTTCAAATTTGTTTCATCAAGTGGAATAACTCAACTTTAATACACCCGATTCCATAGCAAAAAAAACATCGAGAATTTCTCTCACTCAAGAAAAAGAGGCCTCTTTTAAAATCAAAACCCTCTGGACCAACGCGAATTCTATGATAATTAACAAGCCGAGTCCTAAGTCGTTTTACCAAACTATATATTCAATTATTGATTAATGAAAGATTTAGGTCAAAGGAACATTGTATTTAACAGTTTTTTATTGCTGATACTTTTAGCGGCTTTTTCATGCAATTCCAAAATCACCGGAGAAGCTATATTGAACAAAAGTATTGAATTTCATGACCCTGAAAATGAGTGGAATTCATTGAAGCAAAAACTCAAAATTTCTAGCAATTTCGTTTATCCAGACTCCTCTTTTTATCAACTAGAAATAGGACTTGACAACCAAAATCAAAGAGTAATGTATTCAAATAACACTCTTGGCCAACAAGTAGAATTTCAAAAAGACAGCTGTACCATTATTTCGGGCAATAGAAACTGTGAACAACTAAAATGGACGCATGGCTTTTATCATTTCATCCCAGGTTTACCTATGACTTTAAAGGGCAATGATGCCAAAATAGCTCCTAATGCTGTTGACACCACTTTTCACGGGCTTTCATGTCATAAAATTCAAGTCGATTTTGAAAAAGAGAAATGGCACTTTTATATTTCTAAGGAAAACTATCGATTGATTGGGTACGACTTCAATAAGAATTTTGAAGCTAAATCGGAAGAGATTCTTGGCGAAAACCTTTACGAAATCGGCAACATGAAATTAATTAAATCAAGGTCTTGGTGGATTACCACAGATAGCCTTATCTATTCCGGTAAAGATGAGATTATAGGAAATTCTCCATGGCTGTAGCGTTGAGCTAATCTAGCTTCAAAGAAAAACGACCTAAAAAGTGTCGAAACAATCACTTTCTAGGCCGTAAGTATTGATAATAATGTTTATGCTTTTATTTCCCCATTGGCGAAGCATCGCAATCCACATCACCTACAGCATACTGTAGGCCATCTAAGAAAAATTGCAATAATTCTGGCGTAAAGCTTTGAGCATTATGCGATGGAGAAGAATAAAATACACGTCCTTTTCCATGATTTTTAATCCAAGAAACGTAACGAATAGCATCTCCGTTAGGATTTCTTAAGCCTTCTATTTTGGCAGCTTCAAAATAAAGAAGTGGTTTGAAGTTCTTTTTGGTATATGCATTATTGAAAACGTAAGGCTCATCTTTATGCGTAAAACCTTTGCCATTAAATGCAGCTACCAAGGGGTGGTTAGCATCTACTAATTCTACATCTATATCCTGTTGCTTTGGGTGATATTCAAAACTTCCGCCCATCATCTCGCTAAAAGCCATAGACTTATTCTGCATTACTATACCGCCGTGCAAACTCATGATACCACCACCTTTTTTCACATATTTAATAAAGTCTTTCTCCATTTTATGTGCTTTTTTCATAGCAGCGGCTGAGTCTAAACCAGCTTCATTTTTAAGCACATCCCAAAACATGTCTCGGTGGTCACCCACACTACAGTTATTATTCATAACCACTGCATCGTATTGCTTTAGATTTTTCTTATTTAGTGCAGAAATATCATAAGTATATGTCATTTCAAAACCACCAGACTTTTCGCTCAATATTCTAATCATAGCCTCTGTATGAGGAATGACCCAATGTTTAAAACCAGTATGTAGTGAAAAAACTAAGACCTTCCTTTTTTCAGAAGTGGGATAAGTCAATTGACTAGGGGCTTTACTTTTAATTTCCTGAAGCCATGAGTCCGTTAAAGGTACTTCTGGTAAGCTTTGGGCATTTGAAACGCCACAAAATGCAAATAGACCAAGTGCAAGAAAAGATGATATTTTTAATCTCATTTTAGAAAGGGTTGAATATTTATACATGCAAATTAATCAGACTTTTGCTAAAATTCAGCCTATTCTAAAGGCTTAAACTCAGATAAATAAAGCTTTGATACTTTTCTTACGATTTCTGATGCCTTTCCACTAAAGAATCTTAATTAGCCCTTTGATATCTTTCAATAATCTCATCACACCTATTTAATTCTAGTGTAGTATCAGAGAGTTTTTCTATCGTCCATTCATTGCAGGCTCCACATTTTATAGCTGCACAGGTGGTACACTTAGTTTTATAGTCTTCTTTTTTAAGTCGTATTTTGTAAAAGTACAGCAGCCATTTGGAGTTTCCCCAGCCCATAAACATCACCGTCACTGGTAAATTCTAAAGATGGAAGCAGAATATAGTTGGTCACAGGAGTCCAACCTGTCCATTGACCTTTTTCATCCTTTATCCTCTTTTCGTAGGCATTCTCCCATTTCCCTTCTAGCTCCTTTGGTTTGATATTATTTTCA
This sequence is a window from Arcticibacterium luteifluviistationis. Protein-coding genes within it:
- a CDS encoding FG-GAP repeat domain-containing protein, with amino-acid sequence MRSKTGVLLAIILLPFLSNCQTEITYPETFKKTILTREFLSEGVAVADLNNDGLKDIVAGYYWFEAPNWTKHEMAPARAFNPRQEYSKSFLNFTLDVNLDGWEDVVNIDYPGTPAYWFENPKNEGGNWTKHIIGDSIGIGNESPGFIDVDADGRIDLLCGDVKTNQIIWLQAPTQTGQTAWTRHALTEEKVYGTERFSHGLGYGDINGDGIKDVVIKDGWFEGKADKSSGDWRFHLIDLGEDCSHMQVLDVNKDGRNDIVTASAHKLGIWWFEQLEDGNFKKHLMSESTSQTHSSIMVDLNGDDKKDFLTGKRYLAHNGNDPGDADAPILIWFEFTDQAPYYKEHFIDNDSGAGLNIATADMNNDFKTDIIISNKNGVFLLENDL
- a CDS encoding NAD(P)H-hydrate dehydratase, encoding MKHLKQILTSEQTREADKQVIDSQSISSLELMERASTVFIDSIKDEISKSDKICICCGTGNNGGDGLAVSRILQSEGYQVATFLIKINDNLSKDCQANFDRLENVKIINSKEDLPHFAEIDIIIDAIFGSGLTRPIEGLAAEVVQAINFSKKKVLSIDVPSGMYADKLSDSEIIVKSYLTVSFQRPKLSFFFPENSIYLNKWMVADIGLDENYIQSLSSSYFLLDKSIENWAKSRQRFSHKGTYGHALIIAGSYGKMGAAVLASKACLRSGVGLISTYVPKVGYNIMQTSIPEAMCLTDECEHFITRIPSISIYNAIGIGPGIGQNPESKEALELLLKNANQPLVIDADAINILAGDEKLKKLIPDNSVLTPHPKELERLVGSWKNSEERLQKQIEFAKKHTCIVVLKDAYTSICDTNGNIYFNTSGNAGMATGGSGDVLTGIITGLLAQSYDPLFAALIGVYFHGKAGDDAAKIKGQNALIASDIIEHLRIGE
- a CDS encoding DUF6503 family protein translates to MKDLGQRNIVFNSFLLLILLAAFSCNSKITGEAILNKSIEFHDPENEWNSLKQKLKISSNFVYPDSSFYQLEIGLDNQNQRVMYSNNTLGQQVEFQKDSCTIISGNRNCEQLKWTHGFYHFIPGLPMTLKGNDAKIAPNAVDTTFHGLSCHKIQVDFEKEKWHFYISKENYRLIGYDFNKNFEAKSEEILGENLYEIGNMKLIKSRSWWITTDSLIYSGKDEIIGNSPWL
- a CDS encoding ThuA domain-containing protein; translation: MRLKISSFLALGLFAFCGVSNAQSLPEVPLTDSWLQEIKSKAPSQLTYPTSEKRKVLVFSLHTGFKHWVIPHTEAMIRILSEKSGGFEMTYTYDISALNKKNLKQYDAVVMNNNCSVGDHRDMFWDVLKNEAGLDSAAAMKKAHKMEKDFIKYVKKGGGIMSLHGGIVMQNKSMAFSEMMGGSFEYHPKQQDIDVELVDANHPLVAAFNGKGFTHKDEPYVFNNAYTKKNFKPLLYFEAAKIEGLRNPNGDAIRYVSWIKNHGKGRVFYSSPSHNAQSFTPELLQFFLDGLQYAVGDVDCDASPMGK